A portion of the [Limnothrix rosea] IAM M-220 genome contains these proteins:
- a CDS encoding SDR family oxidoreductase: MTGKKITIIGCGYVGRAIAKRWQAAGYELTVTTTSPEKVSQLADLVQRVKIIEGSNQDSLRELCEGQDVILLSVGSKGGRTEENYRKAYLQTAQNLRNALRTNSTVKQVIYTSSYSVVGNHNGAWVNEETPDKPMNVFSEILKETEETLMTIQTGDRQVCILRLGGIYGEGREILKIFRRSMGTTKAGKGDEYGNWIHLEDIVRGIKFAEEEGLSGLFNLVSDEPMQRREMLDRLAKKYNLDPVIWDESKPSDRVFNVRVSNKKLRDQGFLLAYPTIQL, from the coding sequence ATGACGGGAAAAAAAATTACGATTATTGGGTGCGGTTATGTCGGTCGGGCGATCGCCAAACGGTGGCAGGCAGCGGGATACGAGCTAACAGTCACGACTACAAGTCCCGAAAAAGTTTCCCAGCTCGCGGATTTGGTTCAGCGCGTCAAAATTATTGAAGGTTCTAATCAAGATAGTCTGCGTGAGCTTTGTGAAGGTCAAGACGTTATTTTGCTTAGCGTCGGCTCAAAGGGCGGACGTACCGAAGAAAATTATCGGAAAGCTTATCTCCAAACCGCTCAAAATCTTCGTAACGCTCTCCGCACCAATAGCACCGTTAAACAGGTGATTTACACCAGCAGCTATTCCGTTGTGGGTAACCATAATGGCGCATGGGTAAATGAAGAAACGCCCGACAAACCCATGAATGTTTTTTCTGAAATTCTCAAGGAAACCGAAGAAACACTTATGACTATTCAGACCGGCGATCGCCAAGTCTGTATTTTGCGATTGGGCGGCATCTATGGCGAAGGGCGTGAAATTCTCAAAATTTTCCGGCGATCGATGGGCACAACCAAAGCCGGCAAAGGCGACGAATACGGCAATTGGATTCACCTAGAAGATATTGTGCGGGGTATTAAATTTGCGGAAGAAGAAGGACTTTCAGGTCTCTTTAACCTCGTCTCTGACGAACCAATGCAACGGCGGGAGATGCTAGATCGCCTAGCAAAAAAATATAATTTAGATCCAGTCATTTGGGACGAATCAAAGCCATCGGATCGTGTATTCAATGTGCGCGTTTCCAATAAAAAACTCAGAGATCAAGGCTTTTTGCTCGCCTACCCAACCATTCAGCTCTAG
- a CDS encoding EI24 domain-containing protein: MPFAAFKGASYPFRAVRMFSRHPHLLQYLAIPMAVNIVVGVLIYAFSLRWAWRTAGAGYNWIDNFFNGLISRLPQWLQWLDYGAHAVAVVLGAIFIAVIFILIGVILVQFGTLLGAPWYGQLSEQIEKLQTSRVEIVEIGIVRDLSRAILFELKKLALTIAVTPFLFAINFIPVAGSIISSIGGTTLTLTLICLDFFDAPLERRRLPFRRKLGIVYRAFPASAGFGFVCLALVSVPLINLITIPICVASGTLFVCDRLLSKLPPVALPDEIPQETM; encoded by the coding sequence ATGCCATTCGCCGCTTTTAAAGGTGCTAGCTATCCATTCCGCGCCGTCAGAATGTTTTCGCGCCATCCCCATCTTTTGCAGTATCTCGCTATTCCGATGGCAGTTAATATTGTTGTCGGTGTTTTGATCTATGCCTTTTCGCTACGGTGGGCATGGCGAACAGCAGGAGCTGGCTATAACTGGATTGATAATTTTTTTAACGGTTTAATCAGCCGCTTACCCCAATGGTTGCAATGGCTAGACTATGGCGCTCACGCTGTGGCAGTTGTGCTCGGCGCAATTTTTATCGCGGTAATTTTCATTTTGATCGGCGTGATTTTGGTGCAATTTGGAACATTACTCGGTGCACCTTGGTACGGTCAACTTTCAGAACAGATCGAAAAACTACAAACCAGTCGCGTTGAAATTGTTGAAATTGGTATCGTTCGTGATTTGAGCCGCGCCATTCTCTTTGAACTAAAAAAATTAGCATTAACAATTGCTGTCACACCGTTTTTATTTGCGATTAATTTTATTCCGGTGGCGGGTAGCATCATCTCCTCCATTGGCGGCACAACCCTTACACTCACACTGATCTGCCTTGATTTTTTCGATGCGCCTCTAGAACGCCGTCGTCTTCCTTTCCGCCGCAAACTGGGGATTGTTTATCGTGCTTTTCCGGCGAGTGCTGGTTTTGGATTTGTCTGTTTAGCGCTCGTTAGTGTGCCGCTGATTAATCTGATCACGATTCCAATTTGTGTGGCTTCAGGAACGCTCTTTGTCTGCGATCGCCTTTTATCTAAACTGCCACCAGTGGCTTTACCAGACGAAATTCCGCAGGAAACGATGTAA
- a CDS encoding carbohydrate ABC transporter permease, with translation MSKTFKLIGTYLLLAAIALVMLFPLLWLFSTALKSPTENIFSFPPQLIPASPTLENFVTVWQNHPFGKYLFNSTFIAVLTVAFNLLFCALAAYPLACLDFQGRDIIFATVVSTIMIPFQIVMIPLYVLTVQLGLRNTYLGIIFPSLASAFGIFLLRQAFQGVPKELEEAGRIDGCSELGIWWHIMIPAVRPALITLAIFVFIGSWSDFLWPLIVIDRPEFYTLPLGVATLAGQFSLDWRLIAAGSIISLLPVMILFGFLQRYIIPTDSGSGVKG, from the coding sequence ATGTCAAAGACTTTCAAACTAATTGGAACCTATCTACTTTTAGCGGCGATCGCCCTTGTGATGCTGTTTCCGTTGCTGTGGCTATTCAGTACCGCCCTAAAATCTCCCACCGAAAATATTTTTAGCTTTCCACCCCAGCTAATCCCAGCCAGCCCAACCCTAGAAAACTTTGTCACCGTCTGGCAAAATCATCCCTTCGGCAAATATTTATTCAATAGCACGTTTATCGCTGTCTTGACCGTTGCCTTTAATCTTTTGTTTTGTGCCCTTGCGGCCTATCCCCTAGCATGCCTAGACTTTCAAGGGCGAGACATAATTTTTGCGACCGTCGTTTCAACGATCATGATTCCCTTTCAGATCGTCATGATTCCCCTCTATGTACTGACAGTGCAGCTAGGCTTACGCAATACATATCTCGGCATTATTTTTCCGAGTCTTGCCTCTGCCTTTGGGATTTTCTTGTTGCGCCAAGCCTTTCAAGGCGTACCAAAAGAGCTGGAAGAAGCTGGACGAATTGACGGTTGTTCCGAACTGGGCATTTGGTGGCACATCATGATTCCCGCCGTGCGCCCTGCCCTCATCACCCTCGCAATTTTTGTCTTTATCGGTTCCTGGAGCGATTTTTTGTGGCCGTTGATTGTGATTGACCGCCCAGAATTTTATACTTTGCCCCTCGGTGTCGCGACTTTAGCGGGTCAATTTTCCCTCGATTGGCGTTTGATTGCGGCGGGTTCAATTATTTCGCTCCTGCCTGTAATGATTTTATTTGGATTTTTGCAACGCTACATTATTCCAACGGACAGCGGTAGTGGTGTGAAAGGTTAG
- a CDS encoding Uma2 family endonuclease, translating into MFADKVHWTINDLKNLPDDDGWTRYEIINGGLFVSRLPHAFHQMAAGELLCCLAKWTQEKKSDSTVVLSPGLLLSPADSVIPDLVWIKNERLEAGLNGDGHLTVAPELIAEVLSAGGVNEQRDRDSKLKLYSRYGVREYWIVDWRQKSLEIYRRDQAQLKLVATLLDSDPITSPLLPEFAVPLDQIFK; encoded by the coding sequence ATGTTTGCAGACAAAGTTCATTGGACAATAAACGATCTCAAAAATTTGCCCGACGATGATGGTTGGACTCGCTATGAAATCATTAATGGAGGATTATTTGTCAGCCGTCTTCCCCATGCTTTTCATCAGATGGCTGCGGGAGAACTCTTGTGCTGTCTAGCAAAATGGACACAAGAGAAAAAGTCTGATAGCACAGTTGTTCTCTCTCCCGGACTACTTTTGTCTCCTGCAGATAGCGTCATCCCTGATTTAGTTTGGATTAAAAACGAGCGGCTTGAAGCTGGACTCAATGGGGATGGTCATCTCACAGTTGCGCCCGAACTAATTGCAGAGGTTCTGTCGGCAGGCGGGGTAAATGAACAGCGGGATCGAGACAGCAAACTTAAGCTCTATTCACGATATGGTGTGCGGGAATATTGGATTGTGGATTGGCGACAAAAAAGTCTCGAAATTTATCGTCGTGACCAAGCCCAACTAAAACTAGTGGCGACATTGTTGGATTCTGATCCGATTACTTCGCCACTGTTGCCAGAGTTTGCAGTGCCACTTGATCAAATTTTCAAATAG